A stretch of the Deferrivibrio essentukiensis genome encodes the following:
- a CDS encoding outer membrane beta-barrel protein, giving the protein MKKLNLVTLILFLMVIAASGADLKKNYIGANLGIFNPAGDISEYDTGTNFGIYYQRKFSDFLGLRFEISGHNTEYNYSVYGYDAKDEINTTAFETSVILQNTYQRFTPYVGLGFGSYVNEIKISLDGDEVYSDTGTALGVVIQAGLLFDITNNFYIGGNFKIFTNNQEIEYTSETLQLGGYKTNIEAGFKF; this is encoded by the coding sequence ATGAAAAAACTGAATTTAGTTACACTAATCCTTTTTCTAATGGTTATTGCAGCATCTGGCGCCGATTTGAAAAAAAACTATATTGGAGCCAATTTAGGAATCTTTAACCCTGCCGGTGATATATCAGAATATGATACCGGTACTAATTTTGGCATTTATTACCAAAGAAAGTTTTCTGATTTTCTTGGATTAAGATTCGAAATTTCAGGGCATAATACTGAATATAATTACTCTGTTTATGGATATGATGCCAAAGATGAAATAAATACTACAGCTTTTGAAACATCTGTTATTTTACAAAATACCTATCAAAGATTTACTCCTTATGTAGGGTTGGGTTTTGGTTCTTATGTTAATGAAATAAAAATATCACTTGATGGGGATGAGGTCTATAGCGATACAGGAACTGCTCTTGGAGTAGTCATACAAGCGGGCTTATTATTTGATATTACAAATAATTTTTATATTGGTGGAAACTTTAAAATTTTTACGAACAATCAAGAAATTGAATATACTTCAGAAACTCTTCAATTAGGGGGGTATAAAACTAATATAGAAGCTGGATTTAAATTTTAA
- the cas6 gene encoding CRISPR system precrRNA processing endoribonuclease RAMP protein Cas6: MGMIINYDSFNFLLKLEKNIFTSTYPAFVLRSILGKELKRFACILRHKKCEECPLKFQCAYSYIFETPIKKDTEFLVGRDKASHPFTLYSNIDENQHTDKIDFTISLFGKGIEYFPYIFFGFLKGGENGIYRERTKYTIEKVTCNDFLVNDGTNDSIELSEPKTFQLDEDKTTLIEKSYSIKFITPVRLKVGGNYTANISYSDIIFSAFRRLEVLGNMYGKISPELKNINSLSEKEEKKCLRWKEYNRYSARQKSAMKLGGAVGVIDVKGKFTPFEISLLEFASIFGLGKNTGFGFGKVEVEEV; encoded by the coding sequence ATGGGTATGATAATTAATTATGATTCTTTTAACTTTCTTCTAAAACTTGAAAAAAATATTTTTACAAGTACTTATCCGGCTTTTGTTTTAAGGTCTATCTTAGGTAAAGAATTAAAAAGATTTGCTTGTATTTTGAGGCATAAGAAATGTGAAGAGTGCCCATTAAAGTTTCAGTGTGCATATTCTTATATTTTTGAAACACCGATTAAAAAAGATACAGAATTTTTAGTAGGAAGAGATAAAGCTTCTCATCCTTTTACATTGTATTCAAATATAGATGAAAATCAGCACACTGATAAAATAGATTTTACTATTTCATTATTTGGTAAGGGTATAGAATATTTTCCATACATATTTTTTGGATTTTTAAAAGGTGGAGAAAACGGTATATATAGAGAAAGAACAAAATATACTATCGAAAAAGTTACTTGTAATGACTTTTTAGTAAATGATGGCACTAATGATTCGATTGAATTATCTGAACCTAAAACATTTCAGTTAGATGAAGATAAAACAACTCTTATTGAAAAATCTTACAGTATAAAATTTATTACTCCTGTAAGATTAAAGGTTGGTGGCAACTACACGGCCAATATCTCATACTCAGATATAATTTTTTCTGCATTTAGAAGGTTAGAAGTACTTGGTAATATGTATGGCAAGATTAGTCCAGAGTTAAAAAATATAAATTCATTGTCAGAAAAAGAAGAGAAGAAGTGTCTAAGGTGGAAAGAGTATAACAGATATTCCGCCAGACAAAAATCAGCAATGAAGCTTGGTGGAGCTGTTGGAGTGATAGACGTCAAAGGGAAGTTTACTCCTTTTGAAATATCACTTTTGGAATTTGCGTCTATATTTGGACTTGGCAAAAACACAGGCTTTGGTTTTGGAAAAGTAGAAGTGGAGGAAGTTTGA
- the cmr5 gene encoding type III-B CRISPR module-associated protein Cmr5, producing MRTLGQKRAEYALDKILKLECDRKEFKSFSAGVPTMILQNGFGQTMAFFIAKGTDKDLKINQKDKHIILLNIIREWVKDIIPSIDEKTFINNLNIATQEQYLEAQKEALKLLEWIKRYANAGF from the coding sequence ATGAGAACTCTTGGACAAAAAAGGGCAGAATATGCTTTAGATAAAATTCTTAAACTGGAATGTGATAGAAAAGAGTTTAAATCTTTTTCAGCTGGCGTGCCTACAATGATTTTACAAAATGGATTTGGTCAGACAATGGCTTTTTTTATAGCTAAAGGAACAGACAAAGACTTAAAAATAAACCAAAAAGACAAACATATTATTCTCTTAAATATAATAAGGGAATGGGTTAAAGATATTATTCCTTCTATAGATGAAAAAACGTTTATAAATAATTTAAACATAGCTACTCAAGAGCAATATCTTGAGGCTCAAAAAGAGGCATTAAAACTATTAGAATGGATTAAAAGATATGCAAATGCAGGTTTCTAA
- the cas10 gene encoding type III-B CRISPR-associated protein Cas10/Cmr2, with translation MAIKLPKNYWNNKFWAYMHDPFDKALDVKTHISRANQLVEIYTGLSQPNEEFWKKADAIASGFERGQITSYDKNEEKSGAVDFLKEPIITHPTGESSPLRINLPQKIEASAVWEDLKEFIKKEIGTKAGSGGYSDNFKGDEDKFSIARFLYTHLVLRFRLAEENVGGLGALWHRLPADTRFPDHSIWQHNALVSAIQSCFDIGGKDDLGMLVFSITPVQGFIAKARKLRDYWTGSILLSWLAFEGIKWVVENLGPDHILYPSLIDQYLVNEYLDKNWSVNKSYFLNNQATIASFPNKFLLLIPFSKSTEIANEIQKHILNEWNNIINLTQSQIAKVLNLDENKSEYIKELFNRQTKNFWEFQWASVSMLKKENEEEIKNLLNGKNYKSQFELLNSFIKMVEGKGFDESGIGTLYSVSHALCQSSLAATKAKKQILRQEEPGEKCHLCGEFEVLHTEKYDNNMSANEYNEKIKKFWNDFISSWNPDSDFKENEKLCSICTTKRIAYRVLKNEKKHILNSTFKQSENFPSTTYMALYNYYLRENIVDEDNKIECANRIHEKTDDTKVKDRYYAILMMDGDKMGDLVNGISMASTWQSIMHPSIYKKLNGGTIEEKYSKNWQNIFKNLPKRNLTPAIHAAISESLGDFAVYGVSSIIKNYGGRLIYAGGDDVCAVMPVSTALDAAEEISEYYKSYYKLIYKGSSNDIKVIDIENSFDIEIGKLSINLGKGEKISISAGILICHHKADLSFMIKEAHTLLDKKAKIDGGRDAVAIQLKKRSGGDRFFISKFNDERLQAFKYLSACMGEEMSRSLAYRLASFKDGIEAILNNKDIQEAERLEYLRTFIKSQLAKSGKSGISHDDMSENITKVVLDNKGCFTNEALIIAGFLKQYKEVKGE, from the coding sequence ATGGCAATAAAACTACCTAAAAACTATTGGAATAATAAATTTTGGGCTTATATGCACGACCCTTTTGATAAGGCTCTTGATGTCAAAACACATATATCAAGGGCTAATCAATTAGTTGAAATATATACAGGTCTTTCTCAGCCAAATGAAGAGTTTTGGAAAAAAGCTGATGCTATTGCGTCAGGTTTTGAGAGGGGGCAGATTACAAGTTATGATAAAAATGAAGAAAAGAGCGGTGCAGTTGATTTTCTGAAAGAGCCGATTATTACTCACCCTACCGGTGAAAGTTCACCTTTAAGAATAAATTTACCTCAGAAAATTGAAGCATCTGCGGTTTGGGAAGATTTGAAAGAGTTCATAAAAAAGGAGATAGGTACAAAAGCTGGTTCTGGTGGGTATTCAGACAATTTTAAAGGGGATGAAGATAAATTTTCTATAGCAAGGTTTTTATACACTCACCTTGTTTTAAGGTTTAGGCTTGCTGAAGAAAATGTTGGTGGGCTTGGAGCTTTATGGCATAGATTGCCTGCCGACACAAGATTTCCTGATCATTCTATATGGCAACATAACGCTCTTGTGTCAGCAATCCAATCTTGTTTTGATATTGGGGGTAAAGATGATTTAGGAATGCTTGTTTTTAGTATTACTCCTGTACAAGGTTTTATAGCAAAAGCAAGAAAATTGAGGGATTATTGGACTGGCTCTATTTTACTTTCATGGTTAGCTTTTGAAGGTATAAAATGGGTAGTAGAAAATCTCGGACCTGACCATATTTTGTATCCTTCCCTTATTGACCAATATCTGGTAAATGAATATCTGGATAAAAATTGGAGTGTTAATAAAAGTTATTTTTTAAATAATCAAGCAACTATTGCATCTTTTCCAAATAAGTTTTTACTTCTCATTCCATTTAGCAAATCAACAGAAATCGCTAACGAAATTCAAAAACATATTTTAAATGAATGGAACAATATTATTAATTTAACTCAAAGTCAAATTGCCAAAGTTTTGAACTTGGATGAGAATAAGAGTGAGTATATAAAAGAGCTTTTTAATAGGCAGACTAAAAATTTTTGGGAATTTCAATGGGCTTCGGTTAGCATGCTAAAAAAGGAAAATGAAGAAGAAATTAAAAATCTTCTAAATGGAAAAAATTACAAAAGTCAATTTGAGTTACTTAATAGTTTTATTAAAATGGTAGAAGGCAAAGGTTTTGATGAGTCTGGAATTGGAACACTATATTCAGTATCTCATGCTCTTTGTCAATCTTCTTTAGCTGCTACAAAGGCTAAAAAACAAATATTACGTCAGGAAGAACCCGGAGAAAAATGTCATCTTTGTGGGGAGTTCGAGGTGTTGCATACTGAAAAATATGATAACAATATGTCTGCTAATGAATATAATGAAAAAATTAAAAAATTTTGGAATGACTTTATATCATCTTGGAATCCAGATTCAGATTTTAAAGAAAATGAAAAGCTTTGCTCGATTTGCACAACAAAAAGAATTGCCTATAGAGTATTAAAAAATGAAAAAAAGCATATTTTAAATTCTACATTTAAGCAGTCTGAAAACTTCCCATCTACCACTTATATGGCACTTTATAACTATTATTTAAGAGAAAATATAGTTGATGAAGACAATAAAATTGAGTGTGCCAATAGAATTCATGAAAAAACAGATGATACAAAAGTAAAGGATAGATACTATGCAATATTAATGATGGATGGGGATAAAATGGGTGATTTGGTAAATGGTATTTCTATGGCTTCTACCTGGCAATCTATAATGCATCCTTCAATTTATAAAAAGCTTAATGGCGGGACTATAGAAGAAAAATATTCTAAAAATTGGCAAAATATTTTTAAAAATTTGCCTAAAAGAAATCTCACTCCTGCTATTCATGCGGCTATTTCAGAGTCATTGGGAGATTTTGCAGTGTATGGTGTTTCAAGTATAATTAAAAATTATGGAGGTAGACTGATATATGCAGGTGGGGATGATGTTTGTGCTGTGATGCCAGTAAGCACTGCGTTAGATGCAGCTGAAGAGATAAGTGAATATTATAAGTCCTATTACAAGCTTATTTATAAAGGAAGCTCTAATGATATAAAAGTAATAGATATTGAAAACAGTTTTGATATTGAAATAGGCAAGCTGTCCATTAATCTTGGTAAGGGTGAGAAAATTTCAATTTCTGCAGGTATTTTAATTTGTCACCATAAGGCGGACTTATCTTTTATGATCAAAGAAGCCCATACACTTTTGGATAAGAAAGCTAAAATTGATGGTGGCAGAGATGCTGTTGCAATTCAATTAAAAAAGAGGAGTGGTGGTGATAGATTTTTTATAAGTAAGTTTAATGATGAAAGATTGCAAGCATTTAAATATTTGTCTGCATGTATGGGAGAAGAGATGTCACGATCTCTAGCTTATAGATTAGCTAGTTTTAAAGATGGTATAGAGGCAATTTTAAATAATAAAGATATTCAAGAAGCAGAAAGATTAGAATATTTAAGAACATTTATAAAATCTCAATTGGCGAAGTCAGGAAAAAGTGGAATCAGCCATGATGATATGTCAGAAAATATAACAAAAGTTGTTTTAGATAACAAAGGATGTTTTACCAATGAAGCATTAATTATTGCTGGCTTTTTAAAACAGTATAAGGAGGTGAAAGGTGAATAG
- the cmr4 gene encoding type III-B CRISPR module RAMP protein Cmr4: MIKRELSSILTFYAVSPIHAGSGASVATVDLPIQRERHTGYPHIQASGVKGSLRDHFRKFNETNDEKLINFIFGSDTQDGWSKYDDSQPGAISVSDAKLLFFPMRSNVAPFVWVTCPTVMNRLKRDLEYAGISMEETFEVKDDGAQVLKGDFKGVAKIVLEDALVVVSKEEPIEVDFINNNFSEVDKLLLISDKMFDYCVSSCTEIQTNIKIDSKTGTAEDGSLRYQEFLPADSILYSIIYYSASSQELQAVNIKNYLQTTINSFLQIGGDVTLGKGVCKIKWIDGGK, encoded by the coding sequence ATGATCAAGAGAGAATTGAGTTCTATTCTTACTTTTTATGCTGTTTCACCTATCCATGCAGGTAGCGGAGCATCAGTGGCTACTGTGGACTTACCTATACAAAGGGAGCGACACACAGGTTATCCACATATTCAGGCTTCAGGGGTAAAAGGTAGCTTGAGGGATCATTTTAGAAAATTTAATGAGACGAATGATGAAAAGTTGATAAATTTTATTTTTGGATCTGACACACAGGATGGATGGAGTAAATATGATGATTCTCAACCTGGTGCGATTTCTGTTTCAGATGCCAAATTATTATTCTTTCCGATGAGGTCAAATGTAGCACCATTTGTGTGGGTTACCTGCCCTACTGTTATGAATAGGCTCAAAAGAGATCTGGAGTATGCGGGTATATCAATGGAAGAAACATTTGAGGTTAAAGATGATGGGGCACAAGTATTGAAAGGTGATTTTAAAGGAGTTGCAAAAATAGTATTGGAGGATGCATTAGTAGTTGTTTCTAAAGAAGAACCCATTGAAGTAGATTTCATAAATAATAATTTTTCTGAAGTAGATAAATTATTACTAATTTCGGATAAGATGTTTGATTATTGTGTTTCTTCCTGCACAGAAATCCAAACAAACATAAAAATTGATTCCAAAACAGGGACAGCCGAAGATGGATCTTTAAGGTATCAAGAATTTTTACCAGCTGACTCTATTTTGTATTCTATAATATATTACAGTGCATCATCTCAAGAACTTCAGGCTGTAAATATAAAAAATTATCTCCAAACAACTATAAATAGTTTTTTACAAATAGGTGGTGATGTTACTCTCGGTAAAGGTGTTTGTAAAATTAAATGGATTGACGGGGGTAAATAA
- the cmr1 gene encoding type III-B CRISPR module RAMP protein Cmr1, giving the protein MAFYVGRYKNIEKVTYNIEVVTPMFIGGADPKSAELRVPPIKGMLRYWWRAINYSKVINNDFSTLFKDESKLFGDSDKFGRSKTIIEIISDKYGIISVNPLPHKNSNFRFNAVSPKHNFMVKLCAPKVVHNLFKFSSIVGGVGKRARRGFGAFNILNLQEYNDDISVFLLNLLESIVPGSYDISNRNILAKNFTNAEYPYLKKIIFGKKDKNVDNLLAEIGKSSHKNNSDGTGYAKKVGNKTYRLASPVYTSITKSSEEYCIIVSKLNLVSNIRVENDNSKEFINDLIDIKSEANRTNSRGK; this is encoded by the coding sequence ATGGCGTTTTATGTAGGTAGGTATAAAAATATTGAGAAAGTAACTTATAATATTGAAGTTGTGACTCCAATGTTTATCGGCGGGGCTGATCCAAAAAGTGCTGAGTTAAGAGTACCGCCAATAAAAGGGATGTTAAGATATTGGTGGAGAGCGATAAATTATAGTAAAGTAATAAATAATGATTTTTCAACACTTTTTAAGGATGAAAGCAAACTTTTTGGAGATAGTGATAAGTTTGGCCGTAGTAAAACAATTATAGAAATTATAAGTGATAAATATGGTATAATCAGTGTTAATCCATTACCTCATAAAAATAGTAATTTTAGGTTCAATGCTGTCTCTCCTAAACACAATTTTATGGTTAAACTATGTGCACCAAAGGTTGTTCATAATTTATTTAAATTTTCATCAATTGTTGGTGGAGTTGGCAAAAGAGCAAGGAGAGGGTTTGGCGCATTTAATATTTTAAACTTACAGGAATATAATGATGATATATCAGTTTTTCTGCTAAACTTGTTAGAATCTATAGTTCCAGGCAGTTACGATATTAGCAACAGAAATATCCTTGCGAAAAACTTCACTAATGCTGAATATCCTTATCTAAAAAAAATTATTTTTGGGAAAAAGGATAAAAATGTTGATAATTTACTCGCTGAGATAGGTAAATCATCCCATAAAAATAATTCAGATGGTACTGGCTATGCGAAAAAAGTTGGCAATAAAACGTATAGATTAGCTTCACCTGTTTATACTAGTATAACAAAGTCTAGTGAAGAATACTGTATAATTGTTTCCAAATTAAATTTGGTTTCTAATATCAGAGTTGAAAATGATAATAGTAAGGAATTTATCAATGACTTGATAGATATAAAGTCTGAAGCCAATAGAACTAACTCAAGGGGGAAATAA
- a CDS encoding type III-B CRISPR module-associated Cmr3 family protein, with protein MNSWYTFEPVDTLFFRGSEPMIMGENHTSNFNFPPPAHTIEGAIRTYFYHLDKKGYSEIIRLGEKKGSFNVIGPFFKEDGKIFVPAPYSWFIEKQEEKTDTENESKVTKVIKSYKVSTNLIQTSNNETYWVKPSEKDVETLGGRWLLLSDLISNKEKVEVRNSSDFFVQEYRTGIALEKNRKVREGHIYAFVHARLKEKVSIVFGIDKDLPLEHSVTITLGAEQRFGKLKRIANNINFENDGSMYMNLSIFEANDEANKHIVATGKPLYLGGWDLAKGFHKPMRGFFPAGSVFTKKLDNNFINI; from the coding sequence GTGAATAGTTGGTACACATTTGAGCCTGTTGATACATTATTTTTTAGAGGATCAGAGCCTATGATTATGGGTGAAAATCACACGTCAAATTTCAATTTTCCACCACCTGCACACACTATTGAAGGGGCAATAAGGACATATTTTTATCATCTGGATAAAAAAGGGTATTCTGAAATAATTAGGTTGGGAGAAAAAAAGGGGTCTTTTAATGTAATAGGTCCTTTTTTCAAAGAGGATGGCAAGATATTTGTTCCTGCACCTTACAGCTGGTTTATAGAAAAGCAAGAAGAAAAAACAGATACTGAAAATGAAAGTAAAGTTACAAAAGTTATAAAATCTTATAAGGTTTCGACTAATCTTATTCAGACATCAAATAATGAAACTTATTGGGTTAAACCATCTGAAAAAGACGTAGAGACATTAGGAGGGAGATGGCTTTTATTGAGCGACTTAATTAGTAATAAAGAAAAAGTTGAAGTAAGAAATAGCTCTGATTTTTTTGTACAGGAGTATAGGACTGGAATTGCTCTTGAAAAAAATAGAAAGGTTAGAGAAGGCCACATATATGCGTTTGTACATGCAAGGTTAAAAGAGAAAGTTTCTATAGTATTTGGTATCGATAAAGATTTGCCGCTGGAACATAGCGTTACAATTACACTTGGTGCTGAACAGAGATTTGGGAAATTAAAAAGAATAGCTAATAATATCAATTTTGAGAATGATGGCTCTATGTACATGAATTTGTCTATTTTTGAGGCTAATGATGAGGCAAACAAACACATAGTGGCAACAGGAAAGCCTTTATACCTTGGCGGATGGGACTTAGCTAAAGGATTTCATAAGCCAATGAGAGGTTTTTTTCCGGCCGGTTCAGTTTTTACCAAAAAGTTAGATAATAATTTTATAAATATTTAA
- a CDS encoding Card1-like endonuclease domain-containing protein — MGRRVLMSLVSAQTVPNILFINEFKEKYEFNYFIFVTTDKMEKERRSDAIINTCDLNIKECEKLIVSEDHFQDIISKLLKIYNESDEYYFNLTGGTKIMSLGLYEFAKEIKQTDNLFYIPNGKNSVANIIFDNTEEIKYRLNIKEYFSSYNVNIKNLNKLPGALECAKKREQYTYKLWEYFNENMDSFKQTSEDIRAYWNSEKVNTNEKKIEVTELINIGKAFFERLNLDISGESKKRLKHWIKYLTGGWFEELIYFETKKFLCLDDEYISLGIEIDKGGDNELDVVLTYDNRLYYFECKTGLGAKESDVLKETFYKLSHLKSQESFGLGMNNILISLDDRVLYDNKTGELKDRYKLAKDYYRLIFYGLKDFKEKGIDGILREIFRKGA; from the coding sequence ATGGGAAGAAGGGTGCTGATGTCGTTAGTGAGTGCACAGACCGTACCAAATATATTATTTATTAATGAGTTTAAAGAAAAATACGAGTTTAACTATTTTATCTTTGTGACAACAGATAAGATGGAAAAAGAGCGTAGAAGTGATGCTATTATTAATACTTGCGACTTGAATATAAAAGAATGTGAAAAACTTATCGTTAGTGAAGACCATTTTCAAGATATTATCAGTAAATTGCTTAAAATATATAATGAAAGTGATGAGTATTACTTTAATTTGACCGGTGGCACTAAAATAATGTCTTTGGGGTTGTACGAGTTTGCCAAAGAGATAAAACAAACCGATAACCTATTTTATATCCCTAATGGTAAAAATTCTGTTGCAAATATTATATTTGATAATACAGAAGAGATAAAGTATCGTCTAAACATCAAAGAGTATTTTTCTTCTTACAATGTAAACATTAAAAATTTAAATAAGCTGCCGGGGGCATTGGAATGTGCAAAAAAGAGAGAGCAATATACTTATAAGCTTTGGGAATACTTTAATGAAAATATGGACTCTTTTAAGCAGACGTCTGAAGATATAAGGGCTTACTGGAATTCTGAAAAAGTTAATACCAATGAAAAGAAAATAGAAGTGACTGAGCTAATAAACATAGGGAAAGCTTTTTTTGAAAGGCTAAATTTAGATATTAGCGGTGAATCAAAAAAACGCTTAAAGCATTGGATTAAATACTTAACGGGCGGGTGGTTTGAAGAGTTAATTTATTTTGAGACAAAGAAATTTTTATGTCTTGATGATGAATATATCTCATTGGGTATTGAAATTGACAAAGGTGGGGATAATGAGCTGGATGTTGTTTTAACTTATGATAACAGACTTTATTATTTTGAATGTAAAACAGGGCTTGGGGCTAAGGAAAGCGACGTACTAAAAGAAACCTTTTATAAATTATCCCATTTAAAAAGTCAGGAAAGTTTTGGTCTTGGGATGAATAATATCCTAATTTCTTTAGATGACCGAGTCTTATATGATAATAAAACCGGTGAACTGAAAGATAGGTATAAGTTAGCTAAAGATTATTACAGATTAATATTTTATGGTCTGAAAGATTTTAAAGAAAAAGGGATAGATGGCATTTTGAGAGAAATATTTAGAAAGGGGGCATAG
- a CDS encoding SAVED domain-containing protein, whose translation MTKLAKYITDSEKYDILLSAINDGNFLPGSSLKDYYNIFIDSNFTEKEELKAALFFAIKRYEKFQDFSLLSSLLNISEDSLTNLLKSNYKKATFPISDNNEAELVSLYLIEVEDEIPVSFPNTEALRLNSIQNIKKTLNKNFFVFFDKCFSGRSFGLAVASCFYVSDEIRERFIFTGEVRADGGVYDVDGLELKFKVAHQNNKYLVSSRCITHISELKHINSNELNVPFVQLFGKSKSELDKNFKKLKGYIPESAVLLNIFGFSQEDLSVFTEDYLNNEINDYAIFLNEFYKKVKKLYDTNIGINLHITGSLSSFAFLMGLVLGAKKKFAIYHYQDGEIYKIYDFINQSARKLKGKKNNFSHIQYKTKVINANSTDLLVSIYLASHSPKNDASKFASQTLKCNIVEIELKNHQGNLPIDNQELWIEIVREIYSALDNFSEELGNNVERYHIILSTPVPIAIALGMAIGDYKKVSVYNFDKKIIGYKKVFDSDFAEGTFLNSF comes from the coding sequence ATGACTAAGCTGGCAAAATATATTACTGATAGTGAAAAATATGATATTTTATTAAGTGCTATCAATGATGGAAATTTCTTGCCTGGCAGCAGTTTAAAAGATTATTATAACATATTTATTGATAGTAATTTTACTGAAAAGGAAGAATTAAAAGCTGCTTTATTTTTTGCAATAAAAAGGTATGAAAAGTTTCAGGATTTTTCTTTACTTTCCTCTTTACTTAACATTAGTGAAGATTCGTTAACTAATCTATTGAAATCAAATTATAAAAAAGCGACATTTCCTATTTCAGATAACAATGAAGCGGAATTAGTAAGCCTTTATTTGATAGAAGTTGAAGATGAAATACCTGTAAGCTTTCCAAATACGGAAGCTTTGAGATTAAATAGCATTCAAAATATAAAGAAAACTTTAAACAAAAACTTTTTTGTATTCTTTGATAAATGTTTTAGTGGCAGGTCATTTGGACTGGCTGTCGCTTCTTGTTTTTATGTCTCTGATGAAATAAGAGAAAGATTTATTTTTACAGGTGAAGTAAGGGCTGATGGCGGAGTATATGATGTTGATGGGTTAGAGTTAAAATTCAAAGTAGCACATCAAAATAATAAATATTTGGTGAGTAGCAGATGTATTACTCATATTTCTGAACTGAAGCATATTAATAGTAACGAGCTTAATGTACCATTTGTACAGCTTTTTGGCAAAAGTAAGAGTGAGCTTGATAAAAACTTTAAAAAATTAAAAGGGTATATTCCTGAGAGTGCTGTTCTACTTAATATTTTTGGGTTTAGTCAAGAGGATTTATCAGTTTTTACCGAAGATTATTTAAATAATGAAATTAATGATTATGCCATATTTTTGAATGAGTTTTATAAGAAGGTAAAAAAACTTTACGATACTAATATAGGTATAAATCTTCATATTACGGGCAGTCTTTCTTCGTTTGCATTTTTAATGGGGCTTGTTTTAGGTGCAAAGAAAAAATTTGCAATTTATCATTATCAGGATGGAGAGATTTACAAAATATATGATTTTATTAATCAAAGTGCTAGAAAACTTAAAGGCAAAAAAAATAACTTTTCACATATTCAGTACAAAACTAAAGTTATTAACGCAAACTCTACTGATTTGTTGGTTTCAATATATTTGGCAAGTCACAGTCCTAAAAATGATGCATCTAAATTTGCTTCTCAAACTTTAAAATGTAATATTGTTGAGATTGAGCTAAAAAATCATCAAGGCAATTTGCCCATAGATAATCAAGAATTGTGGATAGAAATTGTTAGAGAGATTTATAGTGCTTTAGATAATTTTTCCGAAGAGTTAGGCAACAATGTAGAGAGATACCATATTATTCTTAGCACTCCTGTCCCTATTGCTATTGCTTTGGGAATGGCTATAGGTGATTATAAAAAGGTATCAGTTTATAATTTTGATAAGAAAATCATTGGCTATAAAAAAGTTTTTGATTCAGATTTTGCTGAAGGTACTTTTTTAAATAGCTTTTAA